The following proteins are encoded in a genomic region of Paenibacillus sp. FSL R7-0273:
- a CDS encoding Crp/Fnr family transcriptional regulator, whose product MIKEHYNVIEAHGNTNCFSEQNFNRLLVTMKERMVPEGSHLFWEGDYSDKLFYIKRGRVKLTKSTDEGKELILYMYQAGDMVGQADPFFSTKHSFTAEVIEESEVGVIEQKDLEILICQHCDFAIDFMKWMGIHHRLTQTKFRDLMMYGKPGALCSTLIRLGNTYGEKNGDNILINKKITHTDLSNMIGATRESVNRMLSDLRKKDAVEYENGMIVIKDLGMLQEICHCEMCPNEICRI is encoded by the coding sequence ATGATAAAGGAACATTACAATGTTATCGAAGCCCACGGAAATACAAACTGTTTCTCCGAACAGAATTTCAACAGACTTCTCGTTACAATGAAGGAGCGTATGGTCCCTGAAGGATCACACTTGTTCTGGGAAGGCGACTACTCGGATAAACTGTTTTATATCAAACGTGGACGCGTGAAGCTGACTAAATCTACTGACGAAGGCAAGGAACTCATTCTTTATATGTATCAGGCTGGTGATATGGTGGGTCAGGCCGACCCGTTCTTCAGCACCAAGCATAGCTTCACAGCTGAGGTTATTGAAGAAAGCGAAGTTGGTGTAATCGAACAGAAGGATCTGGAAATTCTGATCTGCCAGCATTGCGACTTTGCCATTGATTTCATGAAATGGATGGGCATTCACCACCGTCTCACACAGACGAAATTCCGTGATTTGATGATGTACGGCAAACCGGGTGCACTTTGCTCCACTCTGATCCGCCTTGGCAATACCTATGGCGAGAAGAATGGCGACAATATTCTGATCAACAAAAAAATTACGCATACGGATCTGTCCAACATGATCGGCGCTACCCGTGAGAGCGTCAACCGGATGCTGAGCGATCTGCGTAAAAAAGATGCGGTTGAATACGAGAATGGCATGATTGTTATTAAGGATCTGGGCATGCTGCAGGAAATCTGCCATTGCGAGATGTGTCCGAACGAAATTTGCCGGATTTAA
- a CDS encoding formate/nitrite transporter family protein encodes MFTQSVENIVEAAVSKRDKMNENLPRYFLAALLAGAYVGIGIILIFSLGAPLAAIKSPFQPLVMGASFGIALTLVIFAGSELFTGNNMFFTVSTLAGRTSVWDTVKNWVIVFIGNVGGAVILALLIQGTGLFKAAPAEHLIFAAAAKKMTLPFSELFFRGILCNWLVCLAIWMSSRAKSEAAKLVLIWWCLFAFIASGYEHSVANMTLLSVAVLLPNHPETVSVAGWLHNMIPVTLGNIIGGGLFVGAAYWLISPVRNTFSKR; translated from the coding sequence ATGTTTACGCAAAGCGTCGAGAACATCGTAGAAGCAGCAGTCAGCAAACGGGACAAAATGAATGAAAATTTACCGCGGTACTTTTTGGCCGCACTGCTTGCCGGGGCATATGTCGGAATCGGAATTATTCTAATCTTCTCATTGGGAGCACCGCTGGCGGCGATCAAATCGCCGTTCCAGCCGCTCGTAATGGGCGCCTCCTTCGGGATCGCGCTGACCCTGGTCATTTTCGCCGGCTCAGAGCTGTTCACCGGGAACAATATGTTTTTTACCGTCAGTACCCTTGCCGGAAGAACATCAGTATGGGACACGGTCAAAAACTGGGTGATCGTCTTTATCGGCAACGTCGGCGGAGCTGTTATCCTGGCTCTGCTGATCCAGGGAACGGGATTATTCAAGGCAGCTCCTGCGGAGCATCTGATCTTCGCTGCTGCTGCCAAAAAGATGACCCTCCCTTTCTCGGAGCTGTTCTTCCGCGGCATCCTCTGTAACTGGCTTGTCTGTCTGGCCATCTGGATGTCCTCCCGTGCTAAGAGCGAAGCCGCTAAGCTGGTGCTGATCTGGTGGTGCCTGTTCGCCTTCATCGCCAGCGGCTATGAGCACAGTGTAGCCAATATGACCTTGCTCAGTGTAGCGGTTCTGCTGCCTAACCACCCTGAAACGGTCTCGGTAGCCGGCTGGCTGCACAACATGATTCCGGTTACGCTCGGCAATATCATCGGCGGCGGCTTGTTCGTCGGCGCAGCGTACTGGCTCATCTCTCCCGTCCGCAATACGTTCAGCAAACGTTAA
- the nirD gene encoding nitrite reductase small subunit NirD, producing MENTNHEYTIGTAQHFLPQIGRVIGCGPVELAVFKTSDGQIFAVENKNPHPKGGPLAEGIVSGHYLYDPLYDWKIDLRSGEVQAPDNGKVATFPVTVDGDTVKVTLQGALIQSQI from the coding sequence ATGGAAAACACAAACCATGAGTATACGATAGGAACGGCCCAGCATTTCCTGCCTCAGATTGGCCGTGTAATCGGCTGCGGTCCGGTGGAGCTGGCTGTGTTCAAAACCTCGGATGGCCAGATTTTCGCGGTGGAGAACAAAAATCCTCACCCGAAGGGCGGTCCGCTAGCAGAAGGGATCGTGTCCGGGCATTATCTGTACGATCCGCTCTATGACTGGAAAATTGACCTGCGCAGCGGTGAGGTTCAGGCTCCCGATAACGGCAAAGTGGCCACATTTCCTGTTACTGTAGACGGGGACACTGTTAAGGTCACCCTGCAGGGCGCATTAATTCAAAGCCAAATTTAA
- the nirB gene encoding nitrite reductase large subunit NirB, which yields MRVEREKLVLIGNGMAGVGTIEQILKLGGAYDITIFGSEPHPNYNRIMLSYVLEGSKSIEDIILNDRQWYADNNITLHTGTTVVKIDEEARQVIAENGLAVPYDKVIIATGSNSFILPVPGSTKEGVVGFRDIADCDAMLAAAKQYRTAAVIGGGLLGLEAAKGLVNLGMDVTVVHLLEDLMERQLDHTASSMLQAELKRQGVKFAMGKQTAELTGDERVNGLRFSDGSELQADFVVMAVGIKPNTQLAKDSGITVNRGIVVNDYLQTSMENVYSVGECTEHRGTCYGLVAPLFEQGMVLAKHLCGAATQPYEGSVVSTKLKISGVDVFSAGEFTDTPEHTVISAKDEWKRTYKKILLKDNVIVGAVLFGDVTESANLQKLVKQGTEMTDEIYSEVMGTGCCGGGGNAKKGMSVEAMADEEIVCGCNGVTKKTIVDAVTENGFTTVDEIKACTGATRSCGGCKPVVEQILQFVLGDSFKESAKAGICGCTPLSRDEIVAEITAKGLKTTKEVMNVLEWKQPEGCSKCRPAVNYYLGMIYPDTHEDEKESRFVNERMSANIQKDGTFTVVPRMYGGVTTPEDLKRIADVSLKYDVKVVKVTGGQRLDLIGVKKEDVPKVWEELDMPSGYAYAKSLRTVKTCVGNQFCRFGTQDSMGVGAMLERKYERLDFPAKFKMAVNGCPRNCAESCTKDIGIVGNDGGWEVFIGGNGGIKPRIADAFCKVKTDEELVEVCSAVMQFYRETGNYLERTSEWVERMGLEKIQSVILNNDENRRELAARIDFALAQVSDPWKKMLKEEDTRSALFEKVQH from the coding sequence GTGAGAGTGGAGAGAGAAAAATTAGTATTGATAGGCAATGGTATGGCGGGCGTAGGGACTATTGAACAGATTTTGAAGCTGGGCGGCGCTTATGATATTACGATCTTCGGCAGCGAGCCTCACCCCAACTATAACCGGATTATGCTGTCCTATGTGCTTGAAGGCAGCAAAAGCATTGAGGATATCATTCTGAACGACCGCCAGTGGTATGCAGACAATAATATTACGCTGCACACAGGAACGACGGTAGTCAAGATTGACGAGGAAGCCCGGCAGGTCATCGCAGAAAACGGACTGGCTGTTCCTTACGATAAAGTTATTATTGCAACAGGCTCCAATTCCTTCATCCTGCCTGTTCCGGGCAGCACCAAGGAAGGTGTAGTCGGCTTCCGTGACATTGCTGACTGTGATGCAATGCTGGCGGCTGCCAAGCAGTACCGTACAGCAGCAGTTATCGGCGGCGGTCTGCTCGGACTTGAAGCAGCCAAGGGCCTGGTTAACCTCGGTATGGATGTGACGGTAGTGCATCTGCTCGAGGATCTGATGGAGCGTCAGCTGGACCATACGGCTTCGTCGATGCTGCAGGCTGAGCTTAAGCGCCAAGGCGTGAAGTTCGCTATGGGCAAGCAGACCGCAGAGCTGACCGGAGATGAACGTGTTAACGGACTGAGATTCAGTGACGGCTCGGAGCTGCAGGCGGATTTCGTGGTTATGGCAGTTGGCATCAAGCCGAACACTCAGCTGGCTAAGGACAGCGGTATTACCGTGAACCGCGGGATCGTCGTTAACGACTATCTGCAGACTTCAATGGAGAATGTCTACTCTGTCGGCGAATGTACCGAACACCGCGGAACCTGCTACGGTCTGGTAGCCCCGCTGTTCGAGCAGGGCATGGTGCTTGCAAAACACCTGTGCGGAGCAGCCACACAGCCATATGAAGGTTCGGTTGTATCGACCAAGCTGAAAATTTCCGGCGTGGATGTCTTTTCGGCAGGCGAATTTACAGATACACCGGAGCATACCGTGATCTCCGCTAAAGACGAATGGAAAAGAACCTATAAGAAGATTTTGCTCAAAGATAATGTTATTGTCGGTGCTGTACTGTTCGGTGATGTTACCGAATCTGCAAATCTGCAGAAGCTTGTGAAACAAGGCACAGAGATGACGGATGAGATTTATAGCGAAGTAATGGGTACCGGCTGCTGCGGCGGAGGCGGAAATGCCAAAAAGGGCATGTCCGTGGAAGCGATGGCTGATGAAGAAATTGTCTGCGGCTGTAACGGGGTCACCAAAAAAACAATCGTCGATGCGGTAACAGAGAACGGCTTTACCACTGTTGATGAAATTAAGGCGTGCACCGGAGCCACACGCTCCTGCGGCGGCTGTAAGCCGGTTGTTGAACAGATTCTGCAATTCGTGCTCGGCGACAGTTTCAAGGAGAGTGCCAAAGCCGGTATCTGCGGCTGCACCCCGCTCAGCCGTGATGAAATTGTGGCCGAGATTACAGCCAAGGGACTCAAGACCACTAAGGAAGTTATGAACGTGCTGGAGTGGAAACAGCCTGAAGGCTGCTCCAAGTGCCGTCCGGCCGTCAACTATTACCTGGGCATGATTTATCCGGATACGCATGAGGACGAGAAGGAATCGCGCTTCGTCAATGAACGCATGAGCGCCAATATTCAGAAGGACGGTACCTTCACTGTTGTTCCGCGTATGTACGGCGGCGTGACTACACCTGAGGATCTGAAGCGGATTGCCGATGTATCCCTGAAATATGATGTGAAGGTAGTTAAGGTAACCGGCGGACAGCGTCTGGACCTGATCGGTGTCAAAAAGGAAGATGTGCCAAAAGTGTGGGAAGAGCTGGATATGCCTTCCGGTTACGCCTACGCCAAATCGCTGCGCACCGTCAAAACCTGTGTCGGCAACCAGTTCTGCCGGTTTGGTACACAGGACTCGATGGGTGTAGGGGCTATGCTGGAGCGTAAATACGAACGCCTTGATTTCCCTGCCAAATTCAAAATGGCGGTAAACGGCTGCCCGCGTAACTGTGCGGAATCATGCACCAAGGACATTGGTATCGTTGGTAACGATGGCGGCTGGGAAGTGTTCATCGGCGGTAACGGCGGGATCAAGCCGCGTATTGCAGATGCCTTCTGCAAGGTGAAGACGGATGAAGAGCTGGTTGAAGTGTGCTCTGCCGTGATGCAGTTCTACCGTGAAACCGGAAATTATCTGGAAAGAACCTCTGAGTGGGTGGAACGTATGGGTCTTGAGAAGATCCAGAGCGTGATCCTGAACAACGATGAGAACCGCAGGGAGCTGGCGGCGCGGATTGATTTTGCTCTGGCCCAGGTGTCCGATCCGTGGAAAAAAATGCTCAAGGAAGAAGACACACGCAGCGCCCTGTTCGAAAAGGTCCAGCACTAA
- the ric gene encoding iron-sulfur cluster repair di-iron protein encodes MNHTTEQLSFSGEDFVRDIVLKFPKAADYFKGQRIDFCCGGAKPLTEAAEEKGLNAEGLLSDLHKLVEEHPVLEEDTKWNQASPRELVEHIVNKHHRYLREELPQISQNVTKVFRVHGEDSPHLAEVHRLFNLLREDLLKHTAQEEELEFPKMLAYSESPSEEKLAELHELLHNLEQEHEGAGEILRELRAVTNDFTPPPHACTTYRLTYARLEELEGMTFEHVHLENNNLFLRYQ; translated from the coding sequence ATAAACCATACAACTGAACAGCTTAGCTTCAGCGGTGAAGATTTTGTAAGAGATATCGTACTGAAATTCCCGAAAGCAGCAGATTACTTCAAAGGACAGCGGATCGATTTCTGCTGCGGCGGTGCAAAGCCGCTTACTGAAGCAGCCGAAGAGAAGGGCCTGAATGCAGAGGGGCTGCTCAGTGACCTGCACAAGCTGGTGGAGGAGCATCCGGTGCTTGAAGAGGATACAAAATGGAATCAGGCTTCGCCGCGCGAACTGGTAGAGCACATTGTGAACAAGCATCACCGCTACCTGCGTGAAGAGCTTCCGCAGATCAGCCAGAATGTAACCAAGGTCTTCCGCGTGCACGGTGAGGATTCCCCGCACCTGGCCGAAGTACACCGCCTGTTCAACCTGCTGCGTGAAGATCTGCTGAAGCATACGGCACAGGAAGAGGAATTGGAATTTCCTAAAATGCTGGCTTACAGTGAAAGTCCGAGCGAAGAAAAACTGGCTGAGCTGCATGAGCTGCTGCATAATCTGGAGCAGGAGCATGAAGGAGCCGGCGAAATTCTGCGTGAGCTGCGTGCGGTTACCAATGACTTTACTCCGCCGCCGCATGCCTGCACAACCTACCGCCTGACCTATGCCCGTCTTGAGGAGCTGGAAGGCATGACCTTTGAGCATGTGCATCTGGAGAATAATAACCTGTTCCTGCGTTATCAATAA
- a CDS encoding winged helix-turn-helix transcriptional regulator, with amino-acid sequence MEEHQLTMCPRFETAFSFLGKRWNGLIIQTLMSGPKRFKDISGLIPSMSDKMLSERMKDLECEGILVRHVYPETPVRIEYELTPKGRALEPVMQQIQSWAESWVE; translated from the coding sequence ATGGAAGAGCATCAGCTGACGATGTGCCCAAGATTCGAAACGGCCTTCTCTTTCTTAGGCAAACGCTGGAATGGACTTATTATCCAGACATTGATGAGCGGCCCGAAGCGCTTCAAGGATATTTCCGGACTGATTCCGTCAATGAGCGATAAAATGCTGTCGGAACGGATGAAGGATCTGGAATGCGAAGGCATTCTGGTCAGACATGTGTACCCCGAAACGCCGGTGCGCATTGAGTATGAATTAACGCCAAAGGGCCGTGCGCTTGAGCCGGTCATGCAGCAGATTCAGTCCTGGGCGGAGAGCTGGGTCGAGTAA
- a CDS encoding Gfo/Idh/MocA family protein encodes MNTPVRKRVAMIGIGDIARKVYLPLLSRHDQAEIVGILSHSPATVQGAVRSYRLAKGTTDLDELLSWDLDAVFVHSPTTTHYEYVTKCLEHGLPVYVDKPLSYNLEESQRMAQLAGDRGLLLAVGFNRRFAPMYTAAKTWLEKAGGISLCHAVKHRTGVQNGSSHETIHDDLIHMLDLLLWLCGNDYELLRSRLIADSEGRLLQSSGMLGWDTGATGMYSMVRDAGADLEKLELHGSGRSVEVTDLEKAVLYEKGALPRNQSFGSWDTVLERRGFSGAVKHFLSTLHTPEQCSIAASNVLASHRLAAELTD; translated from the coding sequence ATGAATACTCCTGTGCGCAAAAGAGTGGCAATGATCGGGATCGGCGACATTGCCCGCAAAGTATATCTGCCGCTGCTGTCCCGCCATGATCAGGCGGAGATCGTCGGCATACTGAGCCATTCACCGGCAACCGTACAGGGAGCGGTCCGTTCCTACCGCCTTGCCAAAGGGACGACCGATCTGGATGAGCTGCTGTCCTGGGATTTGGATGCAGTATTTGTGCACAGTCCCACTACAACCCATTATGAGTATGTTACAAAATGTCTGGAGCATGGATTGCCGGTGTATGTGGATAAGCCGCTGTCATACAACCTGGAGGAATCGCAGCGGATGGCTCAGCTGGCCGGGGACCGGGGGCTGCTGCTTGCAGTCGGCTTTAACCGGCGTTTTGCACCGATGTATACGGCAGCCAAGACCTGGCTGGAGAAGGCCGGAGGCATCAGCCTGTGCCATGCGGTCAAGCACCGTACGGGTGTGCAGAACGGCAGCAGCCATGAGACGATCCATGATGATCTGATCCATATGCTTGATTTGCTGCTGTGGCTGTGCGGGAATGATTATGAGCTGCTCAGAAGCCGTCTTATAGCCGATAGTGAAGGCCGTCTGCTCCAGTCCTCCGGAATGCTTGGCTGGGATACCGGTGCCACCGGAATGTACAGTATGGTCAGGGATGCCGGAGCTGATCTTGAGAAGCTGGAGCTGCACGGCAGCGGGAGATCGGTGGAAGTAACGGATCTGGAGAAGGCTGTATTATATGAAAAAGGTGCCCTGCCGCGTAACCAAAGCTTCGGAAGCTGGGATACGGTGCTGGAGCGCAGAGGGTTCAGCGGGGCGGTTAAGCATTTTTTGAGTACGCTTCATACACCGGAGCAGTGCAGCATCGCCGCATCTAACGTATTGGCGAGCCACAGGCTGGCTGCAGAGCTTACTGACTGA
- a CDS encoding TVP38/TMEM64 family protein translates to MRKWLTVFLYVSLIILTFIYRYDLLEWLRADHSPVLSFIAATLLAFFPVLPYKLIIGLFGYMYGSTSALLICWCATTLAAAIMYGLVKYLFQQRAVTYLASVPSLHKFTSAVQRRPFVSVIVARLAPVVPQSAVNIYAGAAGLPFWSYLAATGIGKLPGIALYAFLGDRLFE, encoded by the coding sequence ATGAGAAAATGGTTGACCGTATTCCTGTATGTTTCGCTTATAATCCTTACGTTTATCTACAGATATGATCTGCTGGAGTGGCTGCGTGCAGACCACAGCCCGGTGCTGTCTTTTATTGCCGCAACACTGCTGGCTTTTTTCCCCGTCCTGCCGTACAAGCTGATTATCGGGTTATTCGGCTATATGTACGGCAGCACTTCTGCATTATTGATCTGCTGGTGCGCAACCACCCTTGCGGCTGCAATTATGTACGGCTTAGTAAAATATCTGTTCCAGCAGCGTGCAGTCACTTATCTGGCTTCCGTGCCTTCCCTGCATAAATTCACTTCGGCTGTACAGCGCCGTCCGTTTGTATCGGTCATTGTGGCCCGCCTTGCTCCGGTGGTACCGCAATCGGCAGTCAATATTTATGCCGGGGCAGCTGGCCTTCCCTTTTGGAGCTACCTTGCGGCAACCGGTATCGGCAAGCTTCCAGGCATTGCCTTATATGCATTTCTTGGAGACCGGCTGTTTGAATAG
- the msrB gene encoding peptide-methionine (R)-S-oxide reductase MsrB, producing MSEFQAEHISSKTEQATFAGGCFWCMVSPFEDLPGIAGIISGYTGGHTVNPTYQEVCSETTGHVEAVQITFNPDIFPYSKLLEMFWQQIDPTDAGGQFHDRGTSYGTAIFYHSEEQRLEAEASKAELAASGRFSAPIVTPILPAKPFYPAEEYHQDYHHKNPGHYKRYRKGSGREAFIETHWKHKEDKESLKTRLTPLQYEVTQNNATESPFRNEFWDHHGDGLYVDIVSGEPLFSSTDKYDSGCGWPSFTRPVRDYAVKEKTDLSHLMIRTEVRSQTADSHLGHVFTDGPGENGLRYCINSAALRFVPKEDLEKEGYGEYRVLFQYA from the coding sequence ATGAGTGAATTTCAAGCTGAACATATAAGCTCTAAGACAGAACAAGCAACCTTTGCAGGCGGCTGCTTCTGGTGCATGGTATCCCCGTTCGAAGACCTGCCGGGCATAGCCGGAATCATTTCCGGGTATACAGGCGGCCATACGGTTAATCCGACTTACCAGGAGGTATGCTCAGAAACTACCGGGCATGTCGAAGCGGTACAAATTACATTTAATCCGGACATTTTTCCATATAGCAAGCTCCTGGAGATGTTCTGGCAGCAGATTGATCCGACAGATGCCGGCGGCCAGTTCCATGACCGCGGGACCTCGTACGGCACGGCCATCTTCTATCATTCTGAGGAGCAGCGGCTTGAGGCTGAAGCTTCGAAGGCTGAGCTTGCCGCAAGCGGACGTTTTTCGGCACCGATTGTAACGCCGATCCTGCCGGCCAAGCCGTTTTACCCTGCCGAGGAATATCACCAAGATTATCATCATAAGAATCCGGGACATTATAAGCGTTACCGCAAGGGCTCCGGCCGGGAAGCTTTTATCGAAACCCACTGGAAGCATAAAGAAGATAAAGAGAGCCTGAAGACGCGCCTGACCCCGCTCCAGTATGAAGTGACACAGAATAACGCTACTGAATCCCCGTTCCGCAATGAGTTTTGGGATCATCACGGCGACGGCCTGTACGTGGATATTGTTTCCGGAGAGCCGCTGTTCAGCTCCACAGACAAATATGATTCCGGCTGCGGCTGGCCTAGCTTCACCCGTCCGGTCCGCGACTACGCGGTCAAAGAGAAGACAGATCTCAGCCATCTGATGATCCGTACCGAGGTGCGCAGCCAGACTGCCGATTCACATCTCGGCCATGTCTTTACCGACGGTCCGGGCGAGAACGGCCTGCGCTACTGCATTAATTCTGCTGCCCTGCGCTTCGTTCCCAAGGAAGACCTCGAAAAGGAAGGTTACGGCGAATACCGGGTGCTTTTCCAGTATGCTTAA
- a CDS encoding DUF4349 domain-containing protein translates to MRKWGLHYLTGLLVLAVILAGCGSGNNNSASDNASMANMDASSEALTQAAPAAAETSEYSSAADTSAETTSRGEAAGGGSPVDKGSGSGQQEADSTAGFSGVDVAAGLNKKLIYKANITMEVEDYGTAQSEVRNLVTLTGGYIIGFTENMSDYEKGGTFIMKVPAAGFSPFLDKLEQIKNEGIQRSIEGQDVSEEYVDLEARLKAKQLMEKQYIDFMSKATKSSDLVAFANELGAIQESIEHIKGRMRYIDQNVSFSTVELRLYQSDSGIVDIQKKEQGPLLTRASDALTKSLHALSVTFQWLFVFLAAALPILIVAAIIVFIALVIRKRLKQREAANPGRIRQTGRSQQQALAQQDNGKLPAEAAPGKEEAEELDK, encoded by the coding sequence ATGCGAAAATGGGGTCTGCATTACTTAACAGGTTTACTGGTTCTGGCGGTCATACTGGCAGGCTGCGGTTCCGGCAACAACAACTCGGCCAGTGATAATGCAAGCATGGCTAATATGGATGCATCTTCTGAGGCTCTGACACAGGCTGCACCTGCAGCTGCAGAAACATCAGAGTACAGCAGTGCCGCAGACACAAGCGCAGAGACAACGTCACGCGGAGAAGCAGCAGGCGGAGGTAGCCCGGTTGATAAGGGTTCCGGCTCAGGGCAGCAGGAGGCAGACAGTACAGCGGGGTTTAGCGGTGTTGACGTTGCAGCCGGACTGAACAAAAAGCTGATCTACAAAGCGAACATTACCATGGAAGTGGAGGATTACGGCACTGCCCAGTCGGAGGTGCGGAATCTGGTTACCCTGACAGGCGGCTATATCATCGGGTTCACTGAGAATATGTCGGATTACGAAAAAGGCGGAACCTTTATTATGAAGGTGCCGGCTGCCGGGTTTTCACCGTTTCTGGATAAGCTGGAGCAGATAAAGAACGAGGGAATACAGCGGAGCATCGAGGGCCAGGATGTGTCGGAGGAATATGTGGATCTGGAAGCGCGCCTGAAGGCGAAGCAGCTGATGGAGAAGCAATATATCGATTTTATGTCCAAAGCGACCAAGTCCTCTGACCTCGTTGCCTTTGCGAATGAGCTTGGGGCCATTCAGGAGTCGATCGAGCATATTAAAGGCAGAATGCGTTACATCGATCAGAATGTATCGTTCTCCACAGTGGAGCTCCGGCTCTACCAGAGTGATTCGGGCATCGTTGATATTCAGAAAAAAGAGCAGGGCCCGCTGCTGACACGGGCATCTGATGCACTGACGAAGAGTCTGCATGCCTTGTCGGTGACATTCCAGTGGCTGTTTGTCTTCCTGGCGGCTGCGCTGCCAATCTTAATCGTAGCAGCCATCATTGTATTCATCGCGCTCGTAATCCGCAAACGGCTAAAGCAGCGGGAAGCGGCTAATCCGGGGCGGATCCGGCAGACGGGCAGAAGTCAGCAGCAGGCCTTGGCGCAGCAAGACAACGGTAAGCTCCCTGCAGAAGCAGCCCCCGGCAAAGAAGAGGCTGAGGAACTGGATAAGTAG
- a CDS encoding DUF1540 domain-containing protein — MAKDVMCAVNSCTYWAEENKCSAESIFVAYHSSKEPKHSEETDCKTFESK; from the coding sequence ATGGCAAAAGACGTTATGTGTGCAGTTAACTCTTGCACTTACTGGGCTGAAGAGAACAAATGCAGCGCTGAATCCATCTTTGTTGCTTATCACAGCTCCAAGGAGCCTAAGCACTCCGAAGAAACAGACTGCAAAACCTTCGAAAGCAAATAA
- a CDS encoding VOC family protein, whose product MIKQIGQIMLYVNDQDQALRFWTEKVGFVKVSEADNGQGLRWIEIAPAAGLQTSFVLHNKQLIAEMQPELNLGTPSILLYADDLDTLYKDFQAKGITVGELVDMPEGRVFNFADDENNYFAIVQK is encoded by the coding sequence ATGATCAAGCAAATCGGCCAAATTATGCTGTATGTGAATGACCAGGACCAGGCACTGCGGTTCTGGACCGAAAAAGTCGGCTTTGTTAAGGTATCCGAGGCTGACAACGGCCAAGGGCTGCGCTGGATTGAAATTGCCCCGGCTGCAGGGCTGCAGACCTCCTTCGTGCTTCATAACAAGCAGCTTATCGCTGAGATGCAGCCTGAGCTTAATCTGGGCACACCGTCCATTCTGCTGTACGCAGATGATCTTGACACACTGTATAAGGACTTTCAGGCAAAAGGCATCACTGTCGGAGAGCTGGTCGACATGCCGGAGGGCAGGGTGTTTAACTTCGCCGATGATGAGAACAACTATTTTGCAATTGTGCAAAAATAG